The sequence CGGATGCAGATCGTCCGGAAGGTGCTGCTGCCGGAGGCCAAGCCGGCGATCATCTCCGGCCTGACCGTCACCTGCGTCGCCCTGATCAGCTTCTCGGCGATGGCGGGAATCGTGGGCGGCGGCGGTCTGGGCGACGCCGCATACCGCTTCGGATTCCAGTCCTTCAACGACCAGATGCTGTACGCCTGCGGCCTGTTGCTCGTCCTCTTCGTGCAGCTGGTCCAGTGGGGCGGCGACCGGCTGGCGCGACGCGTCGACAAACGATAAACGGCAAACGATAAACCGAAATATCGCCATCAGACCCATTCGGAAAAGGAGGCATCCGATCATGAAAAAATGGTGGTTCGGACTGCTCTCGCTCGTTCTGCTGCTGGGAACAGCCGCATGCGGAGGAGGCAGCCAGGAAAAGACGACACTGCGCGTGGGGGCCACGCAGGTGCCCCATGCCGAGATCCTGAACCATATCAAGCCGACGCTGGAAAAAGAGGGAATCCAGCTGGAGGTGCGCGTCTTCCAGGATTACGTCCTGCCCAATAAAGCGGTGGAAGAAGGGGAACTGGACGCCAATTACTTCCAGCACATTCCCTGGATGGAATCCACCAACAAAGAGCAGGGATGGCATCTGGTCAAGGTGACGGGGGTTCACATCGAACCGATGGGGGCTTACTCCAAAAAATACAAATCCAAAGAGGAGATCCCCGACGGCGCGACCGTCGCCATCCCCAACGCCACCAGCGAAATGACCCGGGTCCTGCTGTTGCTGGATCAGCAAGGGCTGATTAAACTGGACAACCGCGACGGGGACAAAACCCTCCAAAACATTCAATCCAACCCGAAAAAGCTGAAATTCAAAGCGCTGGAACCGGCCATCCTGCCGAGGGTCCTGGATCAGGTGGATGTGGCGGTCATCAACACCAACTACGCCCTTCAGGCCAAGCTGAATCCGGTGAAGGATTCCCTGTTCATCGAGGACAAGAATTCCCCCTACGTGAACGTGTTGGCCGTCAAAAAAGGCAATGAAAAGGATCCGGCCATCCAAAAGCTGGCCGAAGTCCTCACCTCTCCGGAAGTGAAGAAGTTTATCGAGGAAAAATACAACGGCGCCGTCGTCCCGGCCTTTTGATGAAAAGCCCTGCGCTCCATGCGCAGGGCTTAGCTTTTGTCAAACCACAAATCCAAAGGAAGGTTTCTCCCCGACTCCACGCAGTGCCGTTCGAGGGAAAATCCCTTCCGTTCTTTTGTCGAGAACGGAACCCTAATCGAATCATCATTGACGAAACCCGATCACAACGACGCGATCCGCTCTTTCCGCACCTTCTCCTTCCCGGACGGAATCGAAGGGCCGGGCGCTTTTGATGCCCCAGAAATAGAAGACCAGAGCAAGCGCGGCAATCAGAAC is a genomic window of Planifilum fimeticola containing:
- a CDS encoding MetQ/NlpA family ABC transporter substrate-binding protein encodes the protein MKKWWFGLLSLVLLLGTAACGGGSQEKTTLRVGATQVPHAEILNHIKPTLEKEGIQLEVRVFQDYVLPNKAVEEGELDANYFQHIPWMESTNKEQGWHLVKVTGVHIEPMGAYSKKYKSKEEIPDGATVAIPNATSEMTRVLLLLDQQGLIKLDNRDGDKTLQNIQSNPKKLKFKALEPAILPRVLDQVDVAVINTNYALQAKLNPVKDSLFIEDKNSPYVNVLAVKKGNEKDPAIQKLAEVLTSPEVKKFIEEKYNGAVVPAF